CAACTGAACTCCGTTCCCTTCAAACCACTTCTATTTCAGGAATCCATGTTTCTTATTTGTCACTTTAGTTCTGCACCTTCAATTAAGTTTTATGCAGTTTACAGTTAATTTGAGCATCCTTATATCAATGCCATAGATAGCCATATGATTTTTATCGAACAACGTTTCTGTGACAATTGCGGCTTAAGAAAGAGGTCTTCCTGTTCAGCCTAGTATAATTGTTATAGTAGCACTAACACAATTATTTACGCATCTAAAAAAACACAATTCTTTACCTCAATTTTGTTTCTAAGTTAGTAGGAAATAATTTTTAAAATCATGGTTATGCACTAAAAAAAAAGAGCGAGTGAGATAAGAGACAGTACAATGAAGTCGTTGGTGGCCACTGATTTGTGAACACTGACGACGGGCGCGCCGTTGAGCGTCTCCGGGATGGACGGCAGCTCGTCGGCGGGATCGCAACCCACATAATCACTCATGGGGAAGTCCAGCTCAATGAACAGCTTCCCCTGCTCCTCCGCCTCCGGTGCAGGAACCTTCTTGGCGGTCAGGACCCCGGACTTGGTCGCGAACTCAACCACGCCATGGCGCTCCGCGAGGACAGACGTGAAGAGGAAGTGGGCGGTGGCCAGCGTTGCGTGGCCGCAGAGCGCGACCTGGAAACGACGGCGCATACGGATCAGTTGCGAGCAAGGACGCTGATTCAGCGGGTGTCTGTCAGGTGGGAGGCTAGGCGGCGACCTCGGTGACGGGGGTGAACCAGCGGAGGTGGAACCGCGGCGTGGTGGCGTCGGCTGCGCAGGACGAGTCACGGGAGAAGAAGGCCGTCTGGGAGAGGTTGAACTCGACGGCGACGGACTGCATCCACCGGCCGTCCCCCGCGGGGGCGGCCGCGTCGTCCTCCAGGAAGCACACCGCCGCCGGGTTGCCCTTGAACGGCTGGGCCGTGAAGGCATCCACCTGCGACCAGACCACAGGTGAACACCAGTTCTCATTCGAGCCAACAAGAGAAAAAATGAGGGAGAAGAGAGCACTGACCACGACATACTGGATTCCTTTCTTGACCATGACCGCTAAAGATCAGAGCTGCTCCAAATCCGTCGGTGCCTGCTAGTGATCTGTCGGTACGGATGTTCACCGGAGCAGGATCAGGTTTTTATAGGACAGCAAGTACTGGTGCTAGTCAAATCAGCTGCTGATGATGGGAGTTGGTAGAGCAATAATCATCAGTGACGATATGGAACTTGCAGGCTTCCTTCTCAACGACGACATCTTACCTGCTCGAAGATAATTAGAGAACAACAATAGAACCGGCGAAATTCGCGA
The Aegilops tauschii subsp. strangulata cultivar AL8/78 chromosome 3, Aet v6.0, whole genome shotgun sequence genome window above contains:
- the LOC109779399 gene encoding uncharacterized protein — translated: MVKKGIQYVVVDAFTAQPFKGNPAAVCFLEDDAAAPAGDGRWMQSVAVEFNLSQTAFFSRDSSCAADATTPRFHLRWFTPVTEVALCGHATLATAHFLFTSVLAERHGVVEFATKSGVLTAKKVPAPEAEEQGKLFIELDFPMSDYVGCDPADELPSIPETLNGAPVVSVHKSVATNDFIVELSSGKEVADVLPNIEEIRKCAGRGVIVTAPAPAGSGYDFFTRFFCPKFGIDEDPVCGSAHCVLAPYWGGKLGKQKLIAFQVSPRSGALYLELDVANQRVRIQGEAVTVMAGTLFA